Proteins from a single region of Amblyomma americanum isolate KBUSLIRL-KWMA chromosome 10, ASM5285725v1, whole genome shotgun sequence:
- the LOC144108777 gene encoding uncharacterized protein LOC144108777 isoform X4: protein MPRLTAIIAMLCFTSLVADGNVNAIIDRLKSMVRQLVPNEALAQQFMDRIDNTRECLLMARDINPAIIQRFTDGIIPTATECAARTIGISDRQQRTDALRTCFQERADRFKATSGMTPDEMTLFDNAGQCIQEKVKP from the exons ATGCCTCGACTTACAGCGATCATCGCGATGCTGTGCTTTACATCCCTGGTGGCCGACGGTAACG TGAACGCCATCATCGACCGGCTCAAGTCCATGGTGCGCCAGCTGGTGCCCAACGAAGCCTTGGCGCAGCAGTTCATGGACCGCATCGACAACACGCGCGAGTGCCTGCTCATGGCGAGGGACATCAACCCGGCCATCATACAGCGG TTCACCGACGGCATCATTCCCACGGCAACGGAATGCGCCGCCAGAACCATAGGCATCAGTGATCGCCAGCAGAGAACTGATGCG CTGAGGACCTGCTTCCAAGAGAGGGCAGACAGATTCAAG GCGACAAGCGGTATGACTCCCGACGAGATGACCTTGTTTGACAACGCTGGG CAATGCATCCAAGAAAAAGTTAAGCCATAA
- the LOC144108777 gene encoding uncharacterized protein LOC144108777 isoform X3: MRIHFVAVTVMLCCFTYTTANANVEAVLEQLKQLIRDFVPDQAMAQQYIDKIDSARECLAIAKDINPAIIKQFADGLIPTVTECGGKFMSIADTAEKEAKMKACFQEKADKFKSSSGMTAGEIEMFDKAGQCIQEKVKP, from the exons ATGAGGATTCATTTCGTCGCAGTCACTGTGATGCTTTGCTGCTTCACATACACGACGGCCAACGCCAACG TGGAAGCCGTGCTCGAGCAACTGAAGCAGCTCATTCGAGACTTCGTGCCCGACCAGGCCATGGCGCAGCAGTATATTGACAAAATAGACAGCGCACGCGAGTGTCTCGCCATTGCAAAGGACATCAACCCGGCCATAATTAAGCAG TTTGCTGATGGCCTCATCCCAACGGTTACCGAATGCGGTGGCAAGTTCATGAGCATCGCGGATACTGCTGAAAAAGAAGCGAAG ATGAAGGCTTGTTTCCAGGAAAAGGCGGACAAATTCAAG TCTTCCAGTGGAATGACGGCTGGGGAAATTGAAATGTTCGACAAAGCAGGG CAATGCATCCAAGAAAAAGTTAAGCCATAA
- the LOC144108777 gene encoding uncharacterized protein LOC144108777 isoform X2 has protein sequence MRIHFVAVTVMLCCFTYTTANANVEAVLEQLKQLIRDFVPDQAMAQQYIDKIDSARECLAIAKDINPAIIKQFADGLIPTVTECGGKFMSIADTAEKEAKMKACFQEKADKFKSSSGMTAAEIEMFDKAGQCIQEKVKP, from the exons ATGAGGATTCATTTCGTCGCAGTCACTGTGATGCTTTGCTGCTTCACATACACGACGGCCAACGCCAACG TGGAAGCCGTGCTCGAGCAACTGAAGCAGCTCATTCGAGACTTCGTGCCCGACCAGGCCATGGCGCAGCAGTATATTGACAAAATAGACAGCGCACGCGAGTGTCTCGCCATTGCAAAGGACATCAACCCGGCCATAATTAAGCAG TTTGCTGATGGCCTCATCCCAACGGTTACCGAATGCGGTGGCAAGTTCATGAGCATCGCGGATACTGCTGAAAAAGAAGCGAAG ATGAAGGCTTGTTTCCAGGAAAAGGCGGACAAATTCAAG TCTTCCAGTGGAATGACGGCTGCGGAAATTGAAATGTTCGACAAAGCAGGG CAATGCATCCAAGAAAAAGTTAAGCCATAA
- the LOC144108777 gene encoding uncharacterized protein LOC144108777 isoform X1: protein MRIHFVAVTVMLCCFTYTTANANVEAVLEQLKQLIRDFVPDQAMAQQYIDKIDSARECLAIAKDINPAIIKQFADGLIPTVTECGGKFMSIADTAEKEAKMKACFQEKADKFKSSSGMTAGEIEMFDKAGQCIQEKVKP, encoded by the exons ATGAGGATTCATTTCGTCGCAGTCACTGTGATGCTTTGCTGCTTCACATACACGACGGCCAACGCCAACG TGGAAGCCGTGCTCGAGCAACTGAAGCAGCTCATTCGAGACTTCGTGCCCGACCAGGCCATGGCGCAGCAGTATATTGACAAAATAGACAGCGCACGCGAGTGTCTCGCCATTGCAAAGGACATCAACCCGGCCATAATTAAGCAG TTTGCTGATGGCCTCATCCCAACGGTTACCGAATGCGGTGGCAAGTTCATGAGCATCGCGGATACTGCTGAAAAAGAAGCGAAG ATGAAGGCTTGTTTCCAGGAAAAGGCGGACAAATTCAAG TCTTCCAGTGGAATGACGGCTGGGGAAATTGAAATGTTCGACAAAGCAGGG CAATGCATTCAAGAAAAAGTTAAGCCATAA